A part of Scylla paramamosain isolate STU-SP2022 chromosome 24, ASM3559412v1, whole genome shotgun sequence genomic DNA contains:
- the LOC135112744 gene encoding transmembrane protein 184C-like, translated as MCGERCRLLCAQWRLWIRPLVFVLYGSIILGLMPYLIYTLIQHDMDGFTIAWLIGGIFVFMAIPITLWEIVQHLINYTKPKLQKHIIRVLWMVPVYALNAWLVLGYPNLAPYLDTARECYEAYVIYNFMMFLLNFLDDEMDLDATMESKPQTSHFFPLCCLKPWRMGREFIHRCKHGILQYTVFHLMTTFIAFVCGQAGVYEEGKLSPKNAFVYLFVVNNLSQFVAMYCLVLFYKAMKRELDPMSPLAKFLCIKAVVFFSFFQGVAIMFLMKAQFMHDIFGINSGDPDVDEDKEREDSSIIQNFLICIEMFIAAVAHHYAFSYKPYVDEEYETGNCCHTFLLIWDISDVRSDLREHVYVVSEGMKRRLTSRGSGWPGGTSSMGHGSNGDEHTRLIDPHSHSGRHYHHRHHHHDAGHGHRYMSTSDSEHDIIIQQGEESDQDDIKAI; from the exons ATGTGTGGGGAGCGCTGCCGCCTGTTGTGTGCCCAGTGGCGGCTGTGGATTAGGCCGTTGGTGTTCGTGCTCTATGGCAGCATCATTCTGGGCTTAATGCCATACCTCATATACACTCTG ATTCAACATGATATGGACGGTTTCACCATAGCATGGCTGATTGGTGGAATATTTGTGTTCATGGCCATCCCAATCACACTGTGGGAGATTGTGCAGCACCTCATCAACTATACTAAACCCAAGCTGCAAAAGCACATCATCAG AGTATTATGGATGGTGCCTGTGTATGCTCTTAATGCT TGGCTGGTGCTCGGTTATCCCAACTTAGCCCCGTATTTGGACACTGCAAGAGAGTGCTATGAAGCTTATGTCATCTATAACTTCATGATGTTTCTGTTAAATTTCCTGGATGATGAAATGGACTTGGATGCCACGATGGAAAGCAAGCCCCAGACCAGCCACTTCTTCCCGTTGTGTTGCCTCAAGCCGTGGCGCATGGGAAG GGAGTTTATTCATCGCTGCAAACATGGGATCCTTCAGTACACCGTGTTCCACCTGATGACCACCTTCATCGCCTTCGTGTGTGGCCAGGCTGGAGTATATGAGGAGGGAAAACTCTCCCCCAAGAAT gcgtttgtgtatctgtttgtgGTGAACAACCTGTCACAGTTTGTGGCAATGTATTGCCTGGTTCTCTTCTACAAGGCCATGAAGAGGGAGCTGGACCCCATGTCTCCACTTGCCAAGTTCCTCTGCATCAAAGCTGTtgtcttcttctcattctt TCAAGGTGTGGCCATCATGTTTCTGATGAAAGCACAGTTCATGCATGACATTTTTGGCATCAATTCTGGAGACCCTGATGTAGATGAggacaaggagagggaagactCAAGTATTATCCAG AACTTCCTAATCTGCATTGAGATGTTCATAGCAGCAGTGGCACATCACTACGCCTTCTCCTACAAACCTTATGTTGATGAGGAGTACGAGACAGGGAATTGCTGCCACACATTCCTCCTCATCTGGGACATTTCAGATGTTCGCTCAGACCTTCGGGAGCATGTCTACGTTGTCA GTGAAGGCATGAAGCGGAGACTAACCTCCCGGGGCTCAGGGTGGCCAGGGGGAACCTCCAGCATGGGCCATGGCAGCAATGGCGATGAACACACAAGACTCATTGATCCTCACTCACACTCtggccgccactaccaccaccgccaccaccaccatgacgcAGGCCATGGCCACCGCTACATGTCCACCTCAGACTCGGAGCATGACATCATCATCCAGCAG GGAGAGGAGTCAGACCAAGATGACATCAAGGCCATCTGA